The genomic stretch TCGTATAACATTCATAGAATTCAAACAAATGTTAAATGAAAAAATGTTTTTATCTTTACTTCAACGTACTTTATTTCTTCAATAAATCTCACAAACATCTGAAATGGTCAAAGATATATTGAGGCAGGGCTATCAATGAACAATTAAAAACATTgatttttattataatatttttaacTCCTTAAATAATAGATGGATAAAAGCAATTCAAATACTATCATACCATTTCAGTGAGTACCAATCAATGTTTGTTTCTGTATCTGTGTCGTGTTCTTAATAACATTTCGGTGACATTATGGACGTTAGAGTGTTTGTATCTGTGTCATGTCCTCGTGTCTGTGTCAGATTCCATGCTTCATGGGTTGTTATTTATGTATATTAAGGGATGACAAGTTTATATATTTAGCTTGGTGGACCTATTTGGCCGGTTCGTGTGGGAAGAAAAGATTCAACAACTGCCAATCTGAATGCTGCAAATTCAGATTTACCTTCTCCCTTTCTTGACCTTAAGGGCCTTATTGATGCTTTCAAGAAAAAGGGTTTCTCAGCTGAGGAAATGGTTGCTTTATCAGGTAAACACACATAAATTAGTTGCAAACACAAGGGATACTCCACCATCCTATACACAAGGAAAATGTCTTATAAACAACCCTTTTTTCTACATTCGTGCGGTATTTGATTAATCATGTGTATAGCAATGCAGTTTTTTGTCTGTTTATCTGTTATTTCTGTATAATCTTGATTATATATATTATTCAGGTTCTCACACAATAGGCCAAACAAAATGCGCACTCATCCGACCAAGGATTTACAACGAAAGCAATGTTCAACCTGATTACAGAAATTCATTGAAAAAAAATTGTCCAACAAAGGGTGGTGACAACAACTTATCTCCTTTAGATGTCACAACTCCAAACTTCTTTGACAATGCTTTTTACAAAAATCTATTGTACAATAAGGGTCTTCTGCATACTGATCAACAACTCTTTAAAGGTGGTTCTGGTCCTCTTGATTACAAAGTGTTGTCTTACGCCCTTAATCCATTACTCTTCAAATTAGATTTCGCTAACGCGATGGTTAAGATGGGAAATCTCAGTCCTTTAACAGGATACCAGGGCCAGATCAGAAAATATTGCGGCAGAGTGAATTAAGTTTCAATTCAGTTCTCTCCAACAACTATAAAATATTCTTgttgatgattttttttttggtttCCATGTCTTCATTGAGTACCAGTCAATTCTTTTTCAAAGTTTCAAAAAAGGTTTAACTCGAGGACTCTCTAAGATTGTCAATCATCTTAGGAATAATCTTGTCTAAGCATGCTTTCGAGTTCTTATTCTTAAGATTAAGTTTTGTCCGTCACATGATTTTATGTTTTGGGTATTTTGTTGCTTAATGAATAACCGTTGTATTGTTATTTTTGTATTTCATTTGGGATTTAAGAGTTATGacatttttaaaataatattgtattcaattggtATCATACCTTACCATTTCAGTTCAATTCTTGATTGTTTTTAGATTTTTTAAAGCGAATGATACTTTAGAAATATCCGGTAGAGTTTAGACCGGTTCGCTAGAGAGAAAAATCACTTTTATTTTGGTTGAAAAAGAATTTTACATCAATTTTATAAGCGAGGTAACGAAAGACATCATAAAAAGTTATCAATTTTCTTCAAGGTTATCGATCCATCCAAAGAAAAATTAAACTTCTCATAGATTCGAATCCCAGTAGGGATCTCAATAGATAAGTTTTTGGTAGGGTACTATAGTATTTGTACTCATACCCGCATTTTGAAAATCTCATCGTACTCGAGTCCAAACCCTCGTATCTGTATCTAATGGGTACCTAAATACCATTACCCATACCCATTATCCGCAGTTCTAATAAAAATAAATCTATCAATTGAAAAATATTATATcattataaatttttaaaaaaattaataaaaaattcaAAGTTTTTACTATTGAATTATGAATAAATGAATATTTAAACTAAAAGTGTAATATTTTAATTGTGATGTCTTTTTTTTTTAAAGAGATCAACATACATTTTTTATATAATgatataaattaaaatatataaatatacaTTATGCTGACATGAGGTTGGATGGTTGTTGGGTGCAAGTATGAGTAGTTAAAGTCTCACATTGCTTATAAATGGGTGGAATGTTTGATTTATAAGAGAGAGAACTAATTTACCTAATACCTTAATATTTTGAGTTGAGATGTAGTGTCTCCCTCTCTTGTGGTCCTGGAGCATTAGTCCCAACTTCCCTGAACTCCCCAAGAGTGGTATCAGAGTCGTGGTTCGATTTTATGGAGGAGCGGGAGTTGGATCCGGTGTTGGATCCTTTTATAGGATGTGAGGGACTCACACTCGTGGGGGAGAATGTTGCGTGCAAGTATGAATGGTTAAAATTCCACATCGCATATAAATGGATAGAATGTTGGATTTATAAGAGGGAGAACTCATTTACCTAATACCTTAAGGTTATGGATTGAGATTTCACTACAAGAAATTTGACATTTACCAACGGAAAAAATCTGTTGGTAAAAGTCCAAAAATTGTTGGTAAAGGTTAGTAAACCTATACCAACGGATGTTTGGTTCCTTCAACTATAATTTCCTATACCAACGGCATTTTGTCGTTCCAATATCTTATACCAACGACAATTTTTAGGgttggaaaaaatttcaggaCAATAGCAACGGTTAATTAAATGACTCTCCTCAACAAATGGGTACTAAGGTACTCGTACCCGTATTCATATCCGCTTATTTTAATGAGTAATTATTCGTTTTTGTATTTATACCCATTTTGCAGGTTTTTATCCTATGTGTTATGAATTTTTTCTGTGGGTACCCAATGAGTATGGTTACAATTGTCATTCCTATGTTTTATTTAGAACCCAAAAGATacttttattttataaattatCTTATCCCTCGATTTTATATAAAACCGACATGAAATATtgattaatattttatttaattaaattaaacaTAATTTTATCCCGAATATGTTCTCTCGATTTTCCAAAAATCGAGATGCAAATTCAAAACAATATTTTATTCCTTCATCAGAATGTTAAGTCTCATTCACTTTTTGCTTCCTAGTGAACAAAAGGAACACTAGTCTTCTCCAGGGAACGAAAGGAAAACTAATATTCTTCATTTTCTCATAGGAGGAAGGAAGCTCGGACCTCAAACCAACACATTTCCAGTATGTAAAAAATCTCCATGGCCGTTATTGTcgttgttgttgtttttgttattgttattgttatgATTTATGAGACTTGAGATATAATATAATGTTGTTGTTCAGGTATTCTTAGTTCTTGTTGTTTGTCTTTATTGTTGTTTCATTGAGATGAAATGTTTTGGTATTTTCAGAAGTTATGTGTGACTATTGTAACATCCCgattttttatatttatttaattgaattttgGAGTGGTTTTAGTTTAATTATTTAAGTTGCTTATTTTTTAATAGAGTTTTTTGGTATTAAAATTAGTGTAGAGGTAAACAATTGTGATTTAGTGGTAAATTAGATTTAATTAGATTTCTAATTATTTAGTTAATAGAGAAAATATGAGAATATTAGTTTTGGGGCAATAAAATAGACTTTAAAAAAATTGGGAGGTGGGTGGAGTTATAGAGAGTTGAGATTTTTTTATagaaattaattaaaataaaggagAATTAGGTTTTATTTGTATCCATGGATTCCGCAAACTCAAATCTTGTTTTTAGAGATGGTGGCAAAAA from Lathyrus oleraceus cultivar Zhongwan6 chromosome 7, CAAS_Psat_ZW6_1.0, whole genome shotgun sequence encodes the following:
- the LOC127102428 gene encoding cationic peroxidase 1, encoding MADIKLRICLVICLIGIISASSVIPSAITHVASFIPDPSSQLSTTFYVTKCPLALQIIKEEITRAVLNDRRLGASLLRLHFHDCFVQGCDASVLLKDNATFKGEQNALPNVNSLRGYEIIDKVKYILETRCPNVVSCADILAVAARDSVVALGGPIWPVRVGRKDSTTANLNAANSDLPSPFLDLKGLIDAFKKKGFSAEEMVALSGSHTIGQTKCALIRPRIYNESNVQPDYRNSLKKNCPTKGGDNNLSPLDVTTPNFFDNAFYKNLLYNKGLLHTDQQLFKGGSGPLDYKVLSYALNPLLFKLDFANAMVKMGNLSPLTGYQGQIRKYCGRVN